CACAAACAGTAAGAACACACAGTGCAACAATTTGCAGTGTAGCAAGTTGAAACCCTAGTCCCAAAACAATCGAAATATTAAAGCTTGGCATTGATCCAATAAGATAAGCATACACATTAATATATTTGAGAACACTGTAACCCGATGTAATTGAGATAAAGCTATGCATTAAGTACTGAACTAATGTCATCAAAATAAATACAAACAATGCCAGTGCATCATTTCTAAAAATGTGAATAAATATGATTAGAATGGAACCAATGAAAAGCATACTCAGAATACCAAGACTTGAAATCATAATGAGATAAGACAAACAATTTAGATAATAAGGGAACCGGTTGAATCCTGAAATAAATTGAATCGGAACATATAATGACAACCCCATTAACTTAAGTGTACCCACTGTAATAAGAAGCATACCCACTCTAAACAAAACAACACTAACTAATAATGCCAGTATCTTAGAAATATATAGGTGCTTCAACGATGTATGCGTACTCTCAAAAAGACGCAAAATCTTTATTTGAACATCCTGATAGAAAAGCGCTTGTACACACATAATTACAAAAATAAATGACAGGATTGAAAAAATAGGAGAGCGCAATACAACCGATGGAACATAGGTATTTTCCACATTCAATTCGAGTGTGTTCAATGTTTGATAATATTGAATTTCCTTCTTAAACCTCACTAAATTATCTTTTGAATTAAAAAGCGATGACTGTATTTTCTTCTGATTGTTTTCAATGATTTCGTTATTATATTGCGTAAAGTTTTGAATCGTCTCAATTTGATTTTTAAGATATGAACTACTGAGTGCTTCAGTGGAAAGATTCCCTTGAAGATACTGATTCCGTTGTGTTATATAACTTTGGTTTTCATCACTATAAAATGTACCCACCAAAAAAACCAGGAGTACCAGCATCAGTATCATGACCCCTGGAAGAATACCACGATAAGATTTAAGACGCTTTAGCTCTTGATTTAACATCATGAATCCTAATTATCAAGTGCGTTGAGATAAGAAGAGGTTGCGATCTTAGTCCACTCACCTGTTTTATAGTTTACTGTATAATATCCCAAGCCATCATTCTTGTCATTTGCGACAACAACCAGCGTGTCTTTAAACACACCGATGATTCCAGACACTTCAACCTTACTGCCGTTTAGGTCCAAAGAATTCGAAGGGACAAATGACTCACTTGCCTCCACTTCATAGACAAGTGTTCCATCATAATCATACACTTGAAATTTCAACGGAGATTCTGCACTTGTAGCATAAATATACTGATCATCAATATATTCCATCACTGTATGTTCAAAAGTGGTTCTAACATCACCCGCTTCATTCACAACATGTGCTAATATTTTATCGGCTTGGATTTCATAATAAATAAAATTGGAATCATAAGAACTTGCTAAAAAATAGTCTGGAGCCGATATTACATTTTCCAATGAATAATCATCAAAGGAAAAAGCATACAATGTACTAACATTCGTTGATTGATTATACATATTAAGATATAAACCATCTTGTGAAGGAACATAACGAAGGAAACGTTGTCCTTCAGGTTCGATAATTTGTGTTTTCTCCTTCGAATTTAGGTTTACCACAAATACTTCCTGGGTAAAAGTATCAACATAAAATAGGTGACCATAGGTAATAAACATCTTATCAGGGACCGTGTCAAAAGTATAAACAACTTCTTTATTTAACCCTTCAGAATCAAGGCGATTAAGCATTAAGCCATTTTCCCCTTCAATCGTTCCATAGTATGAAATATAATAGAGCGACCCACCATAGCATTGAAAGTATTCCCCATCCATGATATCAAAATACTTCTCATACTCTAGCTCATAATCCTGAGAAACACTGACGACTTCATCATCGATATAGTTCAAATCCGCTAATTTTAAAGACTCTTGCATCGCATCATCGTACACATAAAGTGTTCCAGAATCAATGTAATAAATTGCGTCATCTGTTGCTGAAATGCTAATTTTTGAAATATTAGTATTCATCCCAGTAAACATCTGATTTGCAGGAATGCTCTCGTCAATTTTAGTGGATGTTTGCGTACATCCAGCCAACAATAAAAGTCCAATCAACAAACCTTTCTTCATATATTCTTCTTCTCCCTCTTCCGTGGCTTACCAAGACTAATAAATAATATTGTGTTTTAATTTTCTTTCATCAGTCTTAATAACTTTTACATTCAAGACTAGTAAATTTGATTTTACCTGTAAAAAATACGGCAACTAATCAAGCTTAATACGCTTTTGTGCACATCACTAGTGGAGCGGATTCCCTAGTGATATTTTTTACAACAAAAAGAATTTATTGACCGGGTGCTGTAACAGTTCCTGAACCGAGCGTGCTCAAAGTTTTACCCTGATAAGTCACAGTTCCTCTTGAAGAAGCACTAGAAATAGCGTAATTCTTAAATTGACAATAAACTCTAACATATGCTCCACCCATACCACTGGAACTGCCTGACGAATCGAATGATTGATACCCTATAGTCTCAGTAATATACGTCGTTATTTGACCGTTATACTTTGTATCATTAGCAATTGACCCATCAACTGATTTTCTATCACTGACCATTGAAACTCTTACGGTCATATAAGAATCAGTCTTTGACAATGCTGATATGTTTGTTGAAAACAAAATAAGTGTAAGTCCAAGCAATAAAATCGCAGTAAATATTTTCCTTCCATTATTTTTTGTAGCTCTAATCATAGTTAGTCCCCTTGTTTATATCTTCCGCTCTAATTATATTTTATCATGACAACCGAAAATGTATACCCTTTCATTTATTGTTATTTTTATTTTTATTGCAATCACAAATCTTGTGGGATGTTACATTTTTAACATAGGTTTTTCTACTTGCATCAATTAACTTTAGAAAAAGTATTCATCATCAGGGTAACCATTCTTCTTACTGCCTCAGCTGGGTCTTCGATGACAATCAATTTCTTGTTTTCTTTACGATATCCATGTGGTGCTTGGGGTGATGCATAATTCCCCTCCAAAAATAAGCGTGTTATTCTTGCTTCAGAACATTTCTTTATCTTCTTTAATTCATACCCTCTGAATGCTAATTTGATTTTATATTCGTTCACACCAGAATCGGTACGATAAACACATGTAGATAAAACTCACAATTGTAAGCTTTCAGATACTTAATCCAGAAACTATTGTATTCATTCTCACGTCCAATTCTCTCACTATCAGTTGCCATAACAAGATTCACATTACCTTTCTTTATATCTGATAGAAGTCTTTGAAAATTAGGGCGGTCCATAGTCGTTCCACTTTCACCATCATCCACATAAAATCTTACATTGTGAACACCTCCTATTCCACTATTTGTGATCACATTTTGAAGTACATCAAATTGATGTCTTACACTATAACCATGTTTGGCTTGTTCATCAGCGCTGACACGAACATATACTCCTATTTTGCGCTCTCTTAATTCTTGAATTCTCGAAAAAAAATGTTAGACCAGTTATCTATTTCAAGCACAAAAAACAGTGAAGGTTGAGAGTTTATTCCCTAAATAATAATATAAAATCGGATATTAAACTTTACTTGGGGTTTTCACTCGCAACACTATTTCTTGGGGTGAGGTAATCTTGCTCTAGCCTCTGTCTTTAAAGAAGTTTGGGGATTTCTGTTGTAAACTGATTATCTTAGACCAGCAGAATAAAAAATCACTTTACTTTATGCACAATTAAGTGCTGTATTAAAGTGATTTTTTTTGTATTATTAGTTTAACGAGGTTAATAAAATGGTAGAAACCCCAAGTTTCCAGACCTAAGTTTCTACCAATCCAATACCTCCTATAAAGGAGTAAGAATATGATAACAGTTTTCTCAAACACATTCAATAATAAACAGTTTTCTCAAAAGGAATATTACAAATTTCTCAATTCAATTAATCCAAAAACAATACCTTGTCCGTGCTGTTCAAAAACAGATACACTGATTCGTTATGGATACTATCCGAAAACCATAATTACTGGGCGATTAACCATTGTCGTAGAAATCGCACGTTTCTTTTGTAATCAATGTAAGAGAACTCATGCAATAATACCAAGTAACTTACTTCCCTATTTTCAACTGTCTGTACCCACAATTGAAATAATATTAACCCATGAACTTGATAGCACGCTTTTAACTGATATTGATGAATCAACATATATTCGGATAAAAATACGTTTTAACGATTATGAATCGGTGAGACATTTAAGTTATTTGGAACGATTGAATTACTTCATATTATCCACAAAACGGAATATCTATCATTCCGCCATTACTTCACCAACATGAGAAAAATAGTTTTAACTCCTCAGATTGAATATAATGAAGATGGTTATTTAAATAACAGACAATCATTTTTATATTTAGGAGCAAGATACATAATGAAACCTTATCAAAATAGTCAAAGAGAGGCAGGGTTTCTATGAACGCTAATGCCACTCTTTTAAGTAACGAAAAAATTCTTGAATTATTTAACTTAGAACACCATCAAGTCCAGAAGATTGATATCAAAGGTCAAAGTGACGCATTGAATGTGTACATTACGCTTCAGGTAGAGGAACAAACATGCCCAATTTGTGAAAGCAAAACATCCACAATCAAAGATTATTCTGAAAAGAAGCTTCTCCACTCACTGGTAACACATATACCCTGTTACATTCGTTACCGTGCACGACGTTATAAATGCACAACGTGTAATAAATGCTTTTTTGAACACAATCCATTTGCGTATCGAAATATGAAGATTACTCAGCTGACCGTATATAATGTCCTGAATGATCTTAAATCGCCACATGAAACGTTTACCACAGTTGCCAATAGATATCGGTTATCTCCCACTACAGTATCATCTATTTTCGATTCCCACGTTTCTGTCTCCAGACAAAAACTACCCGCTTATCTGCTTATTGATGAATGTTATGCGTACCACAGTGATCGCAGTGATTATGTATGCGTTCTTATTGATGCAATGACAAAGAATATCGTAGATATATTACCGTCCCGTAAGAAACAAGACTTAGTCGCGTATTTTAGCCAAATCCCCCTTGAAGAACGCAAAGGAGTCTTAGGTATTGGAATCGACA
This DNA window, taken from Erysipelothrix larvae, encodes the following:
- a CDS encoding recombinase family protein, giving the protein MQELRERKIGVYVRVSADEQAKHGYSVRHQFDVLQNVITNSGIGGVHNVRFYVDDGESGTTMDRPNFQRLLSDIKKGNVNLVMATDSERIGRENEYNSFWIKYLKAYNCEFYLHVFIVPILV
- a CDS encoding DUF6431 domain-containing protein, which translates into the protein MITVFSNTFNNKQFSQKEYYKFLNSINPKTIPCPCCSKTDTLIRYGYYPKTIITGRLTIVVEIARFFCNQCKRTHAIIPSNLLPYFQLSVPTIEIILTHELDSTLLTDIDESTYIRIKIRFNDYESVRHLSYLERLNYFILSTKRNIYHSAITSPT